One region of Phycicoccus sp. M110.8 genomic DNA includes:
- a CDS encoding OB-fold nucleic acid binding domain-containing protein: MAHPSTPTRVGGTATKEHRSALARLGERLTKSVTQIEADELQEDAVRMGCTPMCDLVDRQEATVSGTVRAVTLRPRVNVPALVVDLYDGSRTINLVWLGRRTIGGISPGTYLRASGRVTWTRGVPTIFNPSYEIVPPRGH, from the coding sequence ATGGCTCACCCCAGCACCCCGACCCGCGTCGGCGGCACGGCCACCAAGGAGCACCGTTCGGCCCTCGCCCGGCTCGGGGAACGGCTCACCAAGTCGGTCACGCAGATCGAGGCCGACGAGCTGCAGGAGGACGCCGTTCGCATGGGCTGCACCCCGATGTGCGACCTCGTCGACCGGCAGGAGGCGACGGTGTCCGGCACCGTCCGCGCGGTGACGCTGCGGCCCCGGGTCAACGTGCCCGCGCTCGTCGTCGACCTCTACGACGGCAGCCGCACCATCAACCTCGTCTGGCTCGGTCGCCGCACCATCGGCGGCATCTCGCCGGGCACCTACCTGCGGGCCAGCGGTCGCGTCACGTGGACGCGCGGCGTGCCCACGATCTTCAACCCGTCGTACGAGATCGTCCCGCCGCGTGGCCACTGA
- a CDS encoding DUF3159 domain-containing protein, with amino-acid sequence MATDRVGADAGGALVPLTTVEEVIRHRLTAALGGWRGSLETALPTLAFVVPWVARSDLRTAVVAAVAVTVVLAVVRLAQRQSTKFVLQAVVPTVVAAVFALRSGRAEDAFLPGILWNAVMGVVAVVSVATRWPLVGFMVAAGDPDLAEDPLGWRRDRGLVRVCQRLTLVLVAIFAVRLAVMVPLYLAGAVAALGVAKIVLGWPLWLGAVAVMGVLLVRGHTPQEPAAAPAAARAPHHAAEAAEHGPATDTESAAR; translated from the coding sequence GTGGCCACTGACCGCGTGGGCGCGGACGCCGGCGGGGCGCTCGTCCCGCTGACGACGGTGGAGGAGGTCATCCGCCACCGGCTGACCGCCGCCTTGGGCGGGTGGCGCGGGTCGCTCGAGACCGCCCTGCCGACGCTGGCCTTCGTCGTGCCGTGGGTCGCGCGGAGCGACCTGCGGACGGCCGTCGTGGCCGCCGTCGCCGTGACGGTCGTGCTCGCGGTCGTCCGGCTCGCCCAGCGCCAGAGCACCAAGTTCGTCCTGCAGGCGGTCGTCCCCACCGTCGTCGCCGCCGTCTTCGCGCTGCGCTCGGGCCGGGCCGAGGACGCGTTCCTGCCCGGGATCCTCTGGAACGCGGTCATGGGCGTCGTCGCCGTCGTGTCCGTCGCGACCCGGTGGCCGCTGGTCGGGTTCATGGTCGCGGCCGGTGACCCGGACCTCGCCGAGGACCCCCTGGGGTGGCGGCGCGACCGGGGGCTGGTGCGCGTCTGCCAGCGGCTCACCCTCGTGCTGGTCGCGATCTTCGCCGTCCGGCTCGCCGTGATGGTCCCGCTGTACCTCGCGGGCGCCGTGGCAGCCCTCGGCGTGGCCAAGATCGTCCTGGGCTGGCCGTTGTGGCTCGGCGCGGTGGCGGTCATGGGCGTGCTGCTCGTGCGTGGCCACACGCCGCAGGAGCCGGCTGCCGCCCCCGCAGCGGCCCGGGCACCCCACCACGCCGCCGAGGCGGCGGAGCACGGCCCGGCGACGGACACCGAGTCCGCTGCTCGCTAG
- a CDS encoding TrkA family potassium uptake protein: MRVVIAGAGSVGRSIARELLHNGHQVLLMDKERKEIQSRIPEASWLLADACEITALHEAGLAECDVVVAATGDDKVNLVVSLLAKTEFGVPRTVARVNNPKNEWMFDEAWGVDVAVSTPRLMTALVEEAVSVGDLVRIFQFQQGQATMVELTLPADSPYAGKRAGDVAFPGETVLVGIIREDHPIAPSRDDSLEPHDELLFITTPEFEDELEAMLSPGDRQPRAAD; this comes from the coding sequence ATGCGTGTCGTCATCGCCGGCGCCGGCAGCGTGGGCCGTTCCATCGCCCGCGAGCTGCTGCACAACGGCCACCAGGTGCTGCTCATGGACAAGGAGCGCAAGGAGATCCAGAGCCGGATCCCCGAGGCGAGCTGGCTGCTCGCCGACGCCTGTGAGATCACGGCCCTGCACGAGGCGGGCCTCGCCGAGTGCGACGTCGTCGTCGCCGCCACCGGCGACGACAAGGTCAACCTCGTGGTGTCGCTGCTCGCCAAGACCGAGTTCGGCGTGCCCCGCACCGTGGCGCGGGTCAACAACCCCAAGAACGAGTGGATGTTCGACGAGGCCTGGGGGGTGGACGTCGCGGTGTCGACGCCGCGCCTCATGACGGCCCTCGTCGAGGAGGCCGTCAGCGTCGGCGACCTCGTCCGGATCTTCCAGTTCCAGCAGGGCCAGGCCACCATGGTCGAGCTCACGCTGCCGGCCGACAGCCCGTATGCCGGCAAGCGCGCCGGCGACGTGGCGTTCCCCGGCGAGACGGTGCTCGTGGGGATCATCCGCGAGGACCACCCGATCGCGCCGAGCCGGGACGACTCGCTCGAGCCGCACGACGAGCTGCTGTTCATCACCACGCCGGAGTTCGAGGACGAGCTCGAGGCGATGCTCAGCCCCGGCGACCGGCAGCCGCGCGCGGCCGACTGA
- a CDS encoding TrkA family potassium uptake protein, giving the protein MHFVIMGCGRVGSSLAHSLEAQGHDVAVIDQEESAFRRLGSSFEGRRVTGVGFDRDTLKEAGIDDAYAFAAVSSGDNSNILAARVARETFGVEHVVARIYDPGRAEVYQRLGIPTVATVKWTSDQMIRRLLPQGHVPELVDPSGKVVIAEVTVNPAWVGHRISALEEATGARTAYLTRLGSGILVERDTVFQEGDLLHVATLVTDLPSVERTLDAPPAPSEH; this is encoded by the coding sequence GTGCATTTCGTGATCATGGGTTGTGGGCGTGTGGGGTCCTCCCTCGCGCACAGCCTCGAGGCGCAGGGCCACGACGTCGCCGTCATCGACCAGGAGGAGTCGGCGTTCCGCCGGCTGGGGTCCTCCTTCGAGGGGCGCCGCGTCACCGGTGTGGGCTTCGACCGCGACACCCTCAAGGAGGCGGGCATCGACGACGCCTACGCCTTCGCGGCCGTGTCCAGCGGCGACAACTCCAACATCCTGGCGGCCCGCGTGGCCCGGGAGACTTTCGGCGTGGAGCACGTGGTCGCCCGGATCTACGACCCCGGCCGCGCCGAGGTCTACCAGCGGCTCGGCATCCCCACCGTGGCCACGGTGAAGTGGACGTCGGACCAGATGATCCGCCGGCTGCTCCCCCAGGGACACGTGCCCGAGCTGGTCGACCCCTCCGGCAAGGTCGTCATCGCAGAGGTGACGGTCAACCCCGCCTGGGTGGGCCACCGCATCAGCGCGCTCGAGGAGGCCACCGGCGCCCGCACGGCATACCTGACCCGGCTCGGCTCCGGCATCCTCGTCGAACGCGACACGGTCTTCCAGGAGGGCGACCTGCTGCACGTCGCGACGCTGGTCACCGACCTGCCGTCGGTGGAGCGCACGCTCGACGCCCCGCCCGCGCCCAGCGAGCACTGA
- a CDS encoding APC family permease, whose product MRSDRLGETLLPKKLALPIFASDALSSVAYAPDEIFLTLGLAGGFLALTHSWQIGLCVVAVMLVVVASYRQNVHAYPSGGGDYEVANTNLGPKAGLTVASALLVDYVLTVAVSISSGVQNAAAALPFIRGHEVVVAVALVVLLTAMNLRGVRESGKAFAIPVYAFMASVIGMGVVGLIREVTGTLPQAESAKLTLAPETGFESLGGFALMFLLLRAFSSGCAALTGVEAISNGVPAFKKPKSRNAATTLLMMGLIAITMLMSMLVLAKWTGIKYAENPATQLLLDGKPVGDGYVQDTIMGQVSKAVFSGFHPGVVLVSIVAGLILVLAANTAFNGFPVLGSILAKDGYLPRQLHTRGDRLAFSNGILILAGAAAFLIILYNAEVTKLIQLYIVGVFVSFTLSQTGMIRHWNRHLRLERDPRARARMMRSRVINAVGATMSGLVLVVVLLTKFVHGAGYAIAAMVVLFFIMLRIHKHYERVREELRVMEDDSEAQLLPSRVHAIVLVSKIHKPTLRALAYARATRPNRLEAITVNVEPDETRALQEEWDRRRIPVPLKALDSPYREITRPVVEYVKSLRSGHPRDVVVVYIPEYVLGRWYEQVLHNQSALRLKGRLLFTPGVMVASVPWQLRSSEGVEERLDGPTAGSVRLGQ is encoded by the coding sequence ATGCGCAGCGACCGCCTCGGGGAGACCCTCCTCCCCAAGAAGCTCGCGCTCCCCATCTTCGCCAGCGACGCGTTGTCCTCCGTGGCCTACGCCCCGGACGAGATCTTCCTGACCCTCGGCCTGGCCGGCGGCTTCCTCGCGCTGACCCACTCGTGGCAGATCGGCCTGTGCGTCGTCGCCGTCATGCTGGTCGTCGTCGCGTCCTACCGGCAGAACGTGCACGCCTACCCCTCCGGCGGTGGCGACTACGAGGTGGCCAACACCAACCTGGGGCCCAAGGCCGGGCTCACCGTCGCCTCGGCCCTCCTCGTCGACTACGTCCTGACCGTCGCGGTCTCGATCTCCTCCGGCGTGCAGAACGCCGCGGCCGCGCTGCCGTTCATCCGCGGGCACGAGGTCGTCGTCGCCGTGGCGCTCGTCGTCCTGCTCACCGCGATGAACCTGCGTGGCGTGCGCGAGTCCGGGAAGGCGTTCGCGATCCCGGTCTACGCGTTCATGGCCAGCGTCATCGGCATGGGCGTCGTCGGGCTCATCCGCGAGGTGACCGGCACGCTGCCGCAGGCCGAGAGCGCCAAGCTGACGCTCGCCCCGGAGACCGGGTTCGAGTCCCTGGGCGGCTTCGCGCTGATGTTCCTGCTGCTGCGGGCGTTCTCCTCCGGCTGTGCCGCCCTCACCGGTGTCGAGGCGATCTCCAACGGGGTCCCGGCGTTCAAGAAGCCCAAGTCCCGCAACGCCGCGACGACGCTGCTCATGATGGGCCTCATCGCCATCACGATGCTCATGTCGATGCTGGTGCTGGCGAAGTGGACCGGCATCAAGTACGCCGAGAACCCCGCCACGCAGCTCCTGCTCGACGGCAAGCCGGTCGGCGACGGCTACGTGCAGGACACGATCATGGGGCAGGTTTCCAAGGCCGTCTTCTCCGGCTTCCACCCGGGCGTCGTGCTCGTCTCGATCGTCGCCGGGCTCATCCTCGTCCTGGCCGCCAACACGGCGTTCAACGGCTTCCCGGTGCTGGGCTCGATCCTGGCCAAGGACGGCTACCTGCCGCGCCAGCTGCACACCCGCGGCGACCGGCTGGCCTTCTCCAACGGGATCCTCATCCTCGCCGGCGCCGCCGCCTTCCTCATCATCCTGTACAACGCCGAGGTCACGAAGCTGATCCAGCTGTACATCGTCGGCGTCTTCGTGTCGTTCACGCTGAGCCAGACCGGCATGATCCGGCACTGGAACCGGCACCTGCGCCTCGAGCGCGACCCGCGTGCCCGCGCCCGCATGATGCGCAGCCGGGTCATCAACGCGGTCGGCGCGACCATGTCGGGCCTGGTGCTGGTGGTCGTGCTGCTCACGAAGTTCGTCCACGGCGCGGGCTACGCCATCGCGGCCATGGTGGTGCTGTTCTTCATCATGCTGCGCATCCACAAGCACTACGAGCGGGTCCGCGAGGAGCTGCGGGTCATGGAGGACGACAGCGAGGCCCAGCTGCTGCCGAGCCGGGTCCACGCCATCGTGCTCGTGTCCAAGATCCACAAGCCGACCCTGCGGGCCCTCGCCTACGCCCGGGCCACCCGCCCCAACCGGCTCGAGGCGATCACGGTCAACGTGGAGCCCGACGAGACCCGCGCGCTGCAGGAGGAGTGGGACCGCCGCCGGATCCCGGTGCCGCTCAAGGCCCTCGACTCGCCCTACCGCGAGATCACGCGGCCGGTCGTCGAGTACGTCAAGTCGCTGCGCTCGGGCCACCCCCGCGACGTCGTGGTCGTCTACATCCCCGAGTACGTCTTGGGCCGCTGGTACGAGCAGGTCCTGCACAACCAGAGCGCCCTGCGCCTCAAGGGCCGGCTGCTGTTCACGCCCGGTGTCATGGTCGCGAGCGTCCCGTGGCAGCTGCGGTCCTCCGAGGGCGTCGAGGAGCGGCTCGACGGCCCCACGGCGGGCTCGGTCCGGCTCGGCCAGTGA
- a CDS encoding class I SAM-dependent RNA methyltransferase has translation MSGGSEPTVHAGPGDLSVGDEVEVEVGPVAHGGFCVARHEGRVVFVRHALPGERVTVRVTEAREGQRFVRADAMAVTAASPHRVQPPCPYAGPGLCGGCDFQHADLAYQRELKTAVVREQLSRLAGLEVDVEVEALPGAPDGLGWRTRVEFAVDESGRAGLRKHRSHDVVPVDTCLIADPRVLATGVLEGSWAGESSVDVVAPSVGEPVVVAVPGAQAVPVVTEAVRGDRFSGEFEVSARGFWQVHPAAATTFVDTVLGMLAPRAGETALDLYAGVGLFARALAEQVGPTGRVVAVESDPRATDEAERNLAAHPSTLVVRARVDDAFGVPRPTRKGSSGNRRAARGRKLRRHPMLPPTADLVVLDPPRTGAGRDVVRQVAALGARAVAYVACDPAALARDTAYLAEHGYDLVTLRAFDAFPMTHHLECIALFERTRT, from the coding sequence GTGAGCGGCGGCAGCGAGCCGACGGTGCACGCCGGTCCCGGCGACCTGTCCGTCGGTGACGAGGTGGAGGTCGAGGTCGGCCCCGTCGCCCACGGCGGCTTCTGCGTCGCCCGGCACGAGGGCCGCGTCGTGTTCGTCCGGCACGCCCTGCCGGGGGAGCGGGTCACCGTCCGGGTGACCGAGGCGCGCGAGGGCCAGCGGTTCGTGCGGGCAGACGCCATGGCCGTGACGGCCGCGAGCCCGCACCGGGTCCAGCCGCCGTGCCCGTATGCCGGGCCGGGGCTGTGCGGCGGGTGCGACTTCCAGCACGCGGACCTGGCGTACCAGCGCGAGCTCAAGACCGCCGTCGTCCGTGAGCAGCTGTCGCGCCTGGCCGGGCTCGAGGTCGACGTCGAGGTCGAGGCGCTGCCCGGTGCGCCCGACGGCCTCGGCTGGCGGACCCGGGTCGAGTTCGCCGTCGACGAGTCGGGGCGGGCCGGCCTGCGCAAGCACCGGTCGCACGACGTCGTCCCCGTCGACACCTGCCTCATCGCCGACCCGCGGGTGCTGGCCACCGGTGTGCTCGAGGGCAGCTGGGCCGGGGAGAGCTCGGTGGACGTCGTGGCACCGTCGGTGGGGGAGCCCGTCGTGGTCGCGGTGCCCGGCGCGCAGGCCGTGCCGGTGGTCACGGAGGCGGTCCGCGGGGACCGGTTCTCCGGGGAGTTCGAGGTGTCGGCCCGCGGCTTCTGGCAGGTCCACCCCGCCGCCGCGACGACCTTCGTCGACACCGTCCTCGGCATGCTCGCGCCGCGCGCGGGGGAGACCGCCCTCGACCTGTATGCCGGCGTCGGGCTCTTCGCCCGGGCGCTGGCCGAGCAGGTGGGCCCGACCGGTCGGGTCGTCGCGGTCGAGTCCGACCCGCGCGCCACGGACGAGGCCGAGCGCAACCTCGCGGCGCACCCGTCGACGCTCGTGGTGCGAGCCCGGGTGGACGACGCGTTCGGCGTCCCGCGGCCGACCCGCAAGGGCTCGTCGGGCAACCGCCGCGCCGCCAGGGGCCGCAAGCTGCGCCGTCACCCGATGCTGCCGCCGACGGCCGACCTCGTCGTCCTCGACCCGCCACGCACCGGCGCCGGGCGCGACGTCGTGCGGCAGGTCGCCGCGCTGGGGGCGAGGGCCGTGGCCTACGTCGCCTGCGACCCCGCGGCGCTCGCGCGTGACACGGCATACCTCGCCGAGCACGGCTACGACCTCGTGACCCTGCGCGCCTTCGACGCCTTCCCCATGACCCACCACCTGGAGTGCATCGCGCTCTTCGAGAGGACCCGCACGTGA